The genomic region AGTCCTCAAAGCGCCGCCAAAAATCATTTTCCATATCATTTAAGTATGTGGCCACGGTCGCATATCACCTGGACAGAATTACACGACCACCAGTTGCCAACACCGATCAAGATCACCTCCTGATCCAACATCTAACAACCAACTACACCCTAGATTAAGAAGAATAGAGATGGGTTCCAACATGTCGACCTTGAAGAAGGTCGCCGTCCTCGGCCTCGCTGCCTCAGCAGCTGCGTCGCCGGTCGATCTTTCCGCGCGCTCAAGCAACGCCGTGGCAGCATACCAAGCCTACCGCGGCGACGGCTCCATCACCAGCGGCTGGCCCTCAAAAGACCAGTGGATCAGGTCCTTCGAGGAGATGTGAGAAAATTCTTTCTCCCTGCTTGAGCTCATATACTAACCTCTCCCAGGTGGAACGTCAACTACCCGGACATCCTCCTCGCGAACCCCGGCCACCCAGAGGAAGCCAACGAAATCAAACCAGCAATCATACAAGCCGCAGCCAGCACCGGCATCGACGAGCGCTTCATTCTCGCCATCATCATGCAAGAATCCAGCGGCCGCGTCCGTGTAGGCACCACCTCCTACGGCGCCTCCGGTGCCAACCCAGGTCTCATGCAATCGCACGGCGGTCCATCTTGCGCCATCAACCAAGCACAGCCTTGCACGCCCGCAGAAATCGCAGGCATGATCATGCAAGGCGTCCAGTACGGTGGCGACGGAATGAACCTCGCCAATCTGATGCGGGTAAGCGGTAGGCCGGAGCCAGCCAACTACTTCTGGGCAGCGCGGTATTACAATTCTGGGATCAACAGCATGACCCCCGACTGCCACGATAATTTGTCGTGCAACGTGCAGGCGGCCACGGTGTCGTATGCGAGTGATATTGCGAATCGATTGCAGGGCCTGACGGATGGGAACGGTGCTCGGGCCGGGCGCCAGCCTGATCTGTTCAAGAATGAGGCTTGCTAGATGACAGGACTGCGATCACATGCCAAGATGAGGGTGGTCGAAGGCTGAGAGGGGTTCCGAACACAGCCAATAAGTGGTGAGGACGTCACCGGATGGGTGTAGAATCTCCTTGGTGGCTTTGAGAGTATCAGATATATGCTTGGAAAGATTGCGTGGCACTTAGGTAGTTGTTCCTAGACATACAATTAACCAATCAGTTGGTAGTTATCCGCACCGATACCTTCACAGTCATCCTTGGCAAAGGGCCTGCAGAGCGCTCGACACACTGTCCCCTCGTGTGGCATTTCACCATGTTGCATGTAGCTTTTGACGCTGCTCCACATACACTCCGAAGCTGGCCAAAGCGCTCCATGTCCGGCGCCGTCTTGCTCTAACAAGACACTTCCGTTGAACTGTGCAGCCATCTTCCGGGCGTTCTTAATGGGTGTCGCTGGGTCAAGTCTATTGTTGACGAACAGGATAGGCACCGATGTGCTCCACGGTCCTTGAAAGCGCCACTTGGTCCGGAGAGAGGCCGGCCATGTCCAACATGGTATCTTGTAATCTGCTTGTATCGCGCCCGCCCAGCCGAATCTTTTTGTAAGATTCCCTAGATAGGTCTGGTAGCCAGCAAGACTCTCGTTGACAAGATCGGGACCGTCACTGCAGTGTGTTGCTGGACCAACTTCGCCGCCCATATATTGATTGATGAGGAGCTCGTCTGTGAACGCCTCACGATTCGGAACCGGCAGCTGCCAGAAGGGCGGTGCAGGGTTCACACCCGTCACAAGTTGATTCGTAAAGTTGGCAAAGAGCTTGAAGTACCATAGCGGCTGGTATGTCGCCGTGAAAAGTCCCTGGTATATGTCTACTGGTGTGATCGGCGTGGCACGTCCCTTGCCAGTGATCGATGCAGGAAGCTCGTATAATGAGTCGATCATGGCGTCGTACCTTGATTTCACGTCGTCGACGCTCTTGTCGTATTCGCGAAAGAGAGCACACTCTGAACCACCAGCGAAGCAGGTTTCGAAGAACAGATCTCGGATCTTGCCATGATCATCAATGCTTGCCTCATACCTCGAAGTCCAGTTGTCCGGGTCTAAATTGGCATCCAAAACCATGCGGCCGACATGGGCTGGGAACATGGCAGCGAACGTCTGTCCAAGAAAGGTACCGTATGACGTGCCAATGTACTGGAGCTTGGTCGAAGACTGAGGAAATTCTGCGCCCAAAGGAATCTGGTTGGCAGTCCAGAAGTTGAGCCGCCTGCGTCGATCGATCTTCTTGACGATCTCCAGCAAGTCCCGCGCAACGTAAGCTGTAGATAAGTGGTTGCGTAAATTCTCGCCGTCTTGGAACTTGCCATTCTCTGCTTCCGCGCAGAGCGTTCCGCGAGCCTTCTCCAAAGCCCAGTTATACTTGAGAGAGTAGTCGCCATCATCAAGACCGCCTGCTGCCCGCTTCTGCTCGTACCATACATCCGCATCTATGATAGTATCGAAGCAGAATGCCTGCGGCTTGCTGTGGAACACACCTCGAGGATCAAATGACAAGATCTCGTAGTACTTTGGCCCATCAAGCAGTTTTTGGAGTTTCTGAGCCAACTGCAAGGCCTGCTGTACTCCGGAACCACCAGGTCCTCCCGGGTTCGTTATGATGGTGCCTCCATGTTTGGGATCAGATTCGGGCACTTCCGCAGGGAGCCGTATAAGTGCTAGTGAAATGTTGTTCGGGCTCGACGCATTGTTCCAATCCAGCGGCACTATCAGTCGCGAGCATTCGAAGTCGCC from Fulvia fulva chromosome 2, complete sequence harbors:
- a CDS encoding Serine protease Hip1, with translation MYFPLHALLNTMITSILAISLCCSFTAAFVAEKQFVGQDQDTTSPKPETLSNFDWAGITAAEQLDYTPCYGDFECSRLIVPLDWNNASSPNNISLALIRLPAEVPESDPKHGGTIITNPGGPGGSGVQQALQLAQKLQKLLDGPKYYEILSFDPRGVFHSKPQAFCFDTIIDADVWYEQKRAAGGLDDGDYSLKYNWALEKARGTLCAEAENGKFQDGENLRNHLSTAYVARDLLEIVKKIDRRRRLNFWTANQIPLGAEFPQSSTKLQYIGTSYGTFLGQTFAAMFPAHVGRMVLDANLDPDNWTSRYEASIDDHGKIRDLFFETCFAGGSECALFREYDKSVDDVKSRYDAMIDSLYELPASITGKGRATPITPVDIYQGLFTATYQPLWYFKLFANFTNQLVTGVNPAPPFWQLPVPNREAFTDELLINQYMGGEVGPATHCSDGPDLVNESLAGYQTYLGNLTKRFGWAGAIQADYKIPCWTWPASLRTKWRFQGPWSTSVPILFVNNRLDPATPIKNARKMAAQFNGSVLLEQDGAGHGALWPASECMWSSVKSYMQHGEMPHEGTVCRALCRPFAKDDCEGIGADNYQLIG